One Candidatus Methylomirabilota bacterium genomic region harbors:
- a CDS encoding tetratricopeptide repeat protein, translating to MRVSRHGVGLALLLAVACLPACANIAAQEEIRRLEARSAYESGVKSIAENRVSLGLSSLRMAAEIEPQNPLYHNAVGAVLLNVGRYPEAQAEFQKAVELDPTYADAFHNLGSAYAEQAKWEDAILAYRKALAQTIYASPENTYNNLGYAYWALDRRKEAEEAFRSALQFEPKLVPSHFWLGVILEKDGRKDEARLHFQAARDLEPGSMLGKRAAEVLKAMGDSK from the coding sequence ATGAGAGTGTCAAGGCACGGCGTCGGGCTGGCACTGCTGCTCGCTGTGGCGTGTCTGCCCGCGTGCGCCAATATCGCGGCCCAGGAAGAGATCCGCCGGCTCGAAGCGCGCTCGGCCTACGAATCGGGCGTGAAGTCCATTGCCGAGAACCGCGTTTCCCTCGGATTGTCCTCCCTCCGCATGGCCGCGGAGATCGAGCCCCAGAACCCGCTCTATCACAATGCGGTCGGCGCGGTGCTCCTGAACGTGGGCCGGTATCCGGAAGCTCAGGCCGAGTTCCAGAAGGCGGTGGAGCTCGATCCGACCTACGCCGACGCCTTCCACAATCTGGGATCTGCCTATGCCGAGCAGGCCAAGTGGGAGGACGCCATCCTGGCCTATCGCAAGGCCCTCGCCCAGACCATCTACGCCAGCCCCGAGAACACGTACAACAATCTCGGGTACGCGTACTGGGCACTCGATCGGCGGAAGGAAGCCGAGGAGGCCTTCCGCTCCGCGCTTCAGTTCGAGCCCAAGCTGGTTCCCTCGCACTTCTGGCTCGGGGTGATCCTCGAAAAGGACGGGCGCAAGGACGAGGCCCGGCTGCACTTCCAGGCGGCTCGGGATCTGGAGCCCGGATCCATGCTCGGAAAGCGGGCCGCCGAGGTGCTGAAAGCGATGGGAGATAGCAAGTAA
- a CDS encoding FmdB family zinc ribbon protein, with amino-acid sequence MPTYEYECPKCPRVFEVRQRITEPALETCDRCGGPIHRLLSAAPFILKGEGWYVTDYPSDARKKATSTESSGKEAPAKETSSAKDGGSAESKPAASSESKSSTDGAAAPASSTTKPS; translated from the coding sequence ATGCCCACCTACGAGTACGAATGCCCCAAATGCCCACGCGTCTTCGAGGTCAGGCAGCGGATCACAGAGCCTGCGCTCGAGACGTGCGATCGCTGTGGCGGTCCGATCCATCGGCTCCTGTCGGCCGCACCATTCATCCTGAAAGGCGAGGGCTGGTACGTCACGGACTACCCGTCGGACGCGCGGAAGAAGGCCACGAGCACCGAATCGAGCGGGAAGGAAGCGCCGGCGAAGGAAACCTCTTCTGCGAAGGATGGCGGAAGCGCCGAATCCAAGCCGGCGGCGTCATCGGAGAGCAAGTCTAGCACGGACGGCGCCGCGGCCCCCGCATCCTCGACGACCAAGCCCTCCTGA
- a CDS encoding SAM-dependent chlorinase/fluorinase, whose protein sequence is MGSPLVTLTTDFGLRDPFVGIMKGVILSICPSARLVDLTHDLPPQDIVAGALALESAVPFFPPGTVHLAVVDPGVGTARRALAVRADGRYLVGPDNGLLTLALGRAQWNAVSVTAPEYRLPEVSQTFHGRDIFAPAAAYLAAGVPLERLGSPVTDPVRLSLPGCRMDGGWLVGEVLDADRFGNLVTSIPGVRLEALVGHGSAVFEVSGRSLRLVRSYDEGDDGTPAAIVGSTGRLEVFVRGGSASDALAARRGTPVRVTRGA, encoded by the coding sequence CTGGGCTCGCCTCTCGTCACGCTCACCACCGATTTCGGGCTGCGCGATCCCTTCGTGGGGATCATGAAGGGCGTGATCCTCTCGATCTGCCCTTCCGCCCGGCTCGTGGATCTGACCCACGACCTGCCGCCCCAGGACATCGTGGCCGGGGCGCTGGCTCTGGAGTCCGCGGTGCCGTTCTTTCCGCCCGGCACCGTGCACCTGGCGGTGGTGGATCCAGGGGTCGGGACGGCGAGGCGTGCCCTGGCGGTGCGCGCCGATGGCCGGTACCTCGTCGGCCCCGACAACGGCCTCCTCACCCTTGCGCTCGGGCGGGCGCAATGGAACGCGGTGTCGGTCACCGCGCCGGAATACCGGCTGCCCGAAGTCAGCCAGACCTTCCATGGACGTGACATCTTCGCTCCGGCCGCGGCGTACCTGGCAGCCGGGGTTCCGCTGGAGCGATTGGGTTCGCCCGTGACCGACCCGGTGCGGCTCTCGCTGCCCGGCTGTCGGATGGATGGCGGCTGGCTCGTCGGCGAGGTCCTCGACGCCGATCGCTTCGGCAACCTCGTCACCTCGATTCCCGGCGTCCGCCTGGAAGCACTGGTCGGTCACGGCTCCGCCGTCTTCGAGGTGTCCGGGCGATCCCTGCGCCTGGTGCGCTCCTACGACGAGGGAGACGACGGCACTCCCGCGGCCATCGTGGGCTCGACGGGTCGGCTCGAGGTCTTCGTGAGGGGAGGTAGCGCGAGCGACGCCCTGGCGGCTCGGCGTGGTACCCCGGTGCGTGTCACGCGGGGCGCATAG